A single Nostoc sp. PCC 7107 DNA region contains:
- a CDS encoding bile acid:sodium symporter family protein, protein MEASFLTTVVLPIALAIIMLGMGLSLTPEDFQRVKKYPKAVTIGLISQLVLLPIIGFAIAKLVPMQPTIAMGLIIIALCPGGVSSNVITFLAKGDVALSVTLTAFSSLITVLTIPVLANLAYQHFIGQTAAIALPIGATIVQIFLMTLLPICLGMGVRQLFPEVALRLEKVTSRLAVAFLAIIILLLIIREWNRLPGFILQVGVGVLLLNSISMLAGFYISKLFNLNPPQQICIAIEVGIQNGTLAIAITAGLLNNPDMAIPAAVYSLFMYVTGLIAINYGRKLAATTPISQPLESKV, encoded by the coding sequence ATGGAAGCAAGCTTTTTAACTACGGTTGTTCTACCCATAGCCTTAGCAATTATTATGCTAGGAATGGGTTTATCTCTCACACCAGAAGATTTCCAACGCGTAAAGAAATATCCCAAAGCTGTCACCATTGGCTTGATTAGTCAGTTAGTTCTTTTACCGATTATTGGTTTTGCTATTGCTAAATTAGTACCCATGCAACCAACCATTGCTATGGGTTTAATCATAATTGCACTTTGTCCAGGTGGGGTATCTTCCAATGTAATTACATTCCTGGCTAAAGGTGATGTTGCTCTATCGGTGACTTTGACAGCTTTTAGTAGTCTGATTACCGTCTTGACAATTCCGGTATTGGCAAACCTCGCATATCAACACTTCATCGGACAAACTGCGGCGATCGCTCTACCTATTGGTGCAACAATAGTTCAAATATTTCTGATGACACTTCTGCCAATATGTTTAGGAATGGGAGTGCGTCAGTTATTCCCAGAAGTCGCCCTTCGTCTAGAAAAGGTGACTAGCCGTCTAGCAGTCGCTTTCTTGGCAATAATTATTCTCTTACTAATTATTCGTGAGTGGAATCGCCTCCCTGGCTTTATTTTGCAAGTGGGAGTTGGTGTATTGCTGTTGAATAGTATTTCAATGCTGGCGGGTTTTTATATTAGCAAACTATTCAACCTCAATCCTCCTCAGCAAATCTGCATAGCCATTGAGGTGGGAATTCAAAATGGTACATTAGCGATCGCCATTACCGCCGGATTACTCAACAATCCTGATATGGCAATCCCCGCAGCGGTTTACAGTTTATTTATGTATGTGACAGGGTTGATTGCTATTAACTACGGCAGAAAGTTAGCTGCAACTACTCCGATTTCACAACCTCTAGAAAGCAAGGTTTAG
- the fusA gene encoding elongation factor G yields the protein MIPRTRVRNIGISAHIDSGKTTLSERILFYTGRIHTIEEVRGGGKGATMDFMPEEKLHGITITSAATTCQWHDIQINLIDTPGHVDFTIEVERALRVLDGAVMVLCAVAGVQSQSITVDRQMKRYRVPRLAFINKMDRMGADPFRVVQAIRDRLQLNAVLLQYPIGSEDNFQGVIDLVTMQAHYFEGENGENLVKQPIPDGLVAAAQQAREKLLDSLSLFSEEMTEMLLADQEISSELIWQVIRQATLRLELTPVLLGSAFKNKGVQNLLDAIALYLPSPIDREVVKTAESVSVYPDPDADLVALAFKLTVESFGQLTYTRIYSGTLKSGDTVYNSRTEQRVQIGRLVRMHANKREEVKVAVAGDIVALLGVDCASGDTFCTGETLVSLERMFVPEPVITLAITPKKQEDSERLAKALNRFQREDPTFRLSIDPESGATLISGMGELHLNIYVERIQREYNAEVYVGTPAVAYRETIGQKTQFDYRLKKQSGGVGLYAHITGWIEPTDQPFVFESRVVGGAIPKEYIPACEKGFREAMASGKLSGYPVTGVKVVLDGGSYHPIDSSELAFRSAAHQALENAIAKAKPYILEPIMLVEVETPNEFMGRVQGDISSRRGLLLGSETMQGYSVIRAEVPLVQMFGYSTELRSLTSGMATFSMEFACYRQS from the coding sequence ATGATTCCCCGAACACGCGTCCGCAATATTGGTATCTCTGCCCACATCGATTCTGGTAAAACTACGCTATCAGAGCGAATTCTCTTCTACACAGGCAGAATCCATACTATTGAGGAGGTAAGAGGCGGCGGTAAGGGGGCAACAATGGACTTTATGCCGGAGGAAAAGCTACATGGTATTACCATTACCTCCGCTGCAACAACTTGTCAGTGGCATGATATTCAAATTAATTTAATTGATACACCAGGTCATGTGGATTTCACGATTGAAGTAGAGCGTGCCTTGCGGGTGCTGGATGGGGCTGTGATGGTTTTGTGCGCTGTGGCGGGTGTACAATCCCAGTCCATCACAGTAGATCGCCAGATGAAACGCTATCGTGTACCGCGTCTAGCATTCATTAACAAAATGGATCGGATGGGTGCAGATCCATTTCGTGTCGTCCAGGCAATCCGCGATCGCTTGCAATTAAATGCTGTATTGTTGCAATATCCCATCGGTAGTGAAGATAACTTCCAAGGTGTGATTGATTTAGTGACAATGCAAGCGCACTACTTTGAGGGCGAAAATGGCGAAAATTTGGTCAAACAACCAATTCCCGACGGTTTGGTAGCAGCAGCCCAACAGGCGCGGGAGAAGTTGCTAGATAGCTTGTCTTTGTTCTCAGAAGAGATGACTGAGATGCTATTGGCAGATCAGGAGATTTCTTCGGAACTTATTTGGCAAGTTATCCGCCAAGCAACCTTGAGGCTAGAACTGACACCAGTACTGCTAGGTTCCGCATTCAAAAATAAAGGCGTGCAGAATCTTTTAGATGCGATCGCCCTTTATTTACCGTCTCCCATAGATAGAGAAGTAGTCAAAACCGCAGAATCAGTCAGTGTTTACCCAGATCCCGATGCGGACTTAGTAGCTTTGGCATTCAAACTTACCGTTGAATCCTTTGGACAGCTAACTTACACCCGGATTTACTCTGGCACGTTAAAGTCAGGCGATACCGTTTATAACTCTCGTACCGAACAACGAGTGCAAATCGGGCGCTTGGTGCGAATGCACGCCAACAAGCGCGAAGAGGTGAAAGTTGCAGTGGCTGGGGATATTGTGGCTTTGTTGGGTGTGGATTGTGCCTCTGGTGATACATTCTGTACCGGAGAAACACTAGTATCTCTGGAAAGGATGTTTGTGCCAGAACCAGTAATTACACTGGCAATTACACCCAAAAAACAGGAAGATAGCGAACGCCTAGCCAAAGCCCTCAACCGCTTTCAACGGGAAGACCCTACCTTTCGCTTGAGTATTGACCCCGAATCAGGCGCTACCTTGATTTCTGGGATGGGTGAACTGCATCTAAATATTTACGTAGAGCGAATTCAACGAGAATATAATGCGGAAGTTTATGTGGGTACTCCCGCCGTGGCTTACCGGGAAACCATTGGGCAAAAAACTCAATTTGACTACCGTCTGAAAAAACAATCAGGTGGTGTTGGTCTATACGCTCATATTACTGGGTGGATTGAACCAACAGATCAGCCATTTGTGTTTGAGAGTCGGGTAGTTGGCGGTGCGATTCCTAAAGAGTATATCCCCGCTTGTGAGAAAGGTTTCCGCGAGGCGATGGCATCAGGAAAACTTTCTGGCTATCCGGTAACTGGGGTGAAAGTCGTGTTGGATGGGGGTTCCTATCATCCAATTGATTCTTCCGAGTTGGCGTTTCGTTCCGCTGCACATCAAGCCCTGGAAAATGCGATCGCCAAAGCCAAACCCTATATCCTCGAACCAATTATGCTTGTCGAAGTGGAAACACCAAACGAGTTCATGGGTAGAGTCCAGGGCGATATATCATCCCGGCGCGGCTTGTTGTTGGGTTCCGAAACAATGCAAGGATATTCAGTGATTCGCGCCGAAGTTCCACTAGTGCAGATGTTTGGCTATTCTACAGAATTGCGATCGCTCACATCCGGGATGGCGACTTTTTCAATGGAATTCGCCTGTTATCGTCAGTCTTAA
- the pheT gene encoding phenylalanine--tRNA ligase subunit beta, with product MRISLNWLRELVEVKLSPEELAHTLTMAGFEVEDIEDRRTWANGVVVGRVLERQPHPNADKLSVCQVDVGAAETLNIVCGAANVRADIYVPVATVGTYLPNIDLKIKPAKLRGVPSQGMICSLKELGLPNDVDGIHIFTGENLPVGSDVRPLLGLNDVILDVTATANRADALSMVGIAREVAALTGGKLSIPQPGEVVVTQNSGKLGLKIGDTQACPAYIGTVIEQVKIAPSPEWLQQRLRAAGVRPISNVVDITNYVLLEWGQPLHAFDKDRLQTVAGNGNLNIGVRFANQGESLKTLDGQTRTLTTQNLLITANDKPVALAGVMGGEETEVYEGSQNLVLEAALFDSVAIRRSSRSVGLRSEASGRYERGVNRAELEIACRRALALINELANGVIVHQEIADTRPDPATWSRFIALRLDRVNEVLGPVDLGEDTGELQANDVVRILTALGCQLTPTEERTWNVAVPPYRYRDLEREIDLIEEIARLYGYDHFCDTLPQKAEAGYLPIDQELVRKLRASFRAEGLTELIQYSLVKPGSDRQIVLSNPLFAEYSALRTDLISGLIDAFQYNLEQGNGSLNGFEIGRIFQQEEDGLREADAIAGILGGDRNLGKWSKGGREQAMTWFEAKGILESVFQQFGLQVEYQPDCRDERLHPGRTASLWIGGNRLGVFGQLHPQLRREKDLPDSVYLFQLDLDALLDALDQDEILIPTFKSYSTYPASDRDIAFFAPVKISVGELEKAITKAGKGLLESVEIFDEYRGENVPQGQRSLAFRLVYRASDRTLTDAEVEPVHNKVREALVEKFGVNLRS from the coding sequence ATGCGTATTTCTCTCAACTGGCTGCGGGAACTAGTAGAAGTCAAACTAAGCCCAGAAGAATTAGCTCATACCCTGACAATGGCGGGGTTTGAGGTAGAAGATATTGAAGACCGCCGCACTTGGGCAAATGGCGTTGTTGTGGGGAGAGTGCTTGAGCGTCAACCCCACCCCAACGCTGATAAATTAAGTGTGTGTCAAGTCGATGTTGGTGCGGCGGAGACTTTAAATATTGTCTGCGGTGCAGCTAATGTCCGCGCAGATATTTATGTCCCAGTCGCCACCGTTGGTACTTATTTACCGAACATCGATTTAAAAATTAAACCGGCAAAACTGCGCGGTGTTCCTTCTCAAGGCATGATTTGTTCTTTAAAGGAACTGGGTTTGCCGAATGATGTGGATGGAATTCATATTTTTACCGGGGAAAATCTACCTGTGGGTAGTGATGTCCGCCCCTTACTTGGTTTGAATGATGTAATTTTAGATGTGACTGCGACTGCTAACCGTGCTGATGCTTTGAGTATGGTAGGTATAGCGCGGGAAGTTGCTGCACTGACTGGTGGTAAATTGAGTATTCCTCAACCTGGAGAAGTTGTAGTCACGCAAAATTCAGGTAAATTAGGTTTAAAAATTGGCGATACCCAAGCTTGCCCTGCATACATTGGTACAGTCATTGAACAGGTGAAAATTGCCCCGTCACCTGAGTGGTTGCAACAGCGGTTACGGGCTGCGGGTGTGCGTCCAATTAGTAATGTGGTTGATATTACTAACTATGTCTTGTTGGAATGGGGACAACCACTCCACGCCTTTGATAAAGACAGGTTACAAACTGTTGCTGGTAATGGCAATTTAAATATTGGTGTGCGGTTTGCTAATCAAGGGGAATCCTTGAAAACCTTAGATGGGCAAACTCGCACTTTAACAACCCAGAATTTGTTAATTACCGCTAATGACAAACCTGTGGCTTTAGCCGGAGTTATGGGGGGAGAAGAAACGGAAGTCTATGAGGGTTCGCAAAACTTAGTTTTAGAAGCAGCTTTATTTGATTCCGTCGCTATTCGCCGTTCTTCTCGCAGTGTGGGGTTACGCAGTGAAGCGTCCGGGAGATATGAACGAGGAGTAAATCGGGCGGAATTAGAAATTGCTTGTCGCCGTGCTTTAGCTTTAATTAACGAATTAGCTAACGGTGTAATTGTTCACCAAGAAATTGCTGATACCCGTCCTGACCCGGCGACTTGGAGTCGTTTTATTGCACTGCGGTTAGATAGAGTTAATGAAGTGTTAGGGCCTGTGGATTTAGGTGAAGACACAGGCGAATTACAAGCAAATGATGTTGTCAGAATTTTAACTGCCTTGGGATGTCAGCTAACACCAACCGAAGAACGGACTTGGAATGTGGCTGTTCCTCCCTATCGTTACCGTGACTTAGAACGAGAAATTGACTTAATTGAAGAAATTGCTCGTCTTTACGGCTATGATCATTTTTGCGATACATTGCCCCAAAAAGCAGAAGCTGGCTATTTGCCAATAGACCAGGAATTGGTGCGGAAATTGCGTGCTTCCTTCAGGGCAGAAGGTTTGACAGAATTAATCCAGTATTCTTTAGTCAAACCAGGGAGCGATCGCCAGATAGTATTAAGTAATCCCTTATTCGCTGAATATTCGGCATTACGCACCGATTTAATTTCTGGGTTGATTGATGCTTTTCAATACAACTTAGAACAAGGTAACGGTTCTCTCAACGGCTTTGAAATCGGGCGCATTTTCCAGCAAGAAGAAGATGGCTTGCGCGAAGCAGATGCGATCGCTGGTATTTTAGGAGGAGACAGAAACCTCGGCAAATGGTCAAAAGGTGGACGGGAACAAGCCATGACTTGGTTTGAAGCCAAAGGCATTCTCGAAAGTGTGTTTCAGCAATTCGGACTTCAAGTAGAATATCAACCAGATTGCCGTGATGAGCGTTTACATCCTGGACGCACCGCGTCTCTGTGGATAGGCGGGAACCGACTGGGTGTATTTGGTCAACTGCATCCCCAACTACGCCGCGAAAAAGATTTACCTGATTCTGTGTATCTGTTCCAATTAGATTTAGATGCGCTGTTGGATGCTTTGGATCAAGATGAAATTCTGATTCCCACATTCAAATCTTATTCTACTTACCCAGCCAGCGATCGCGATATCGCCTTTTTCGCCCCTGTAAAAATTTCTGTGGGAGAACTTGAAAAAGCCATTACTAAAGCGGGTAAAGGTTTGCTGGAATCTGTGGAAATCTTTGATGAATATCGCGGTGAAAATGTCCCTCAAGGACAACGAAGTTTA